Proteins co-encoded in one Nitrospiria bacterium genomic window:
- the argB gene encoding acetylglutamate kinase — MEHLIEKAKVLIEALPYIRSFSGKTFVIKYGGKAMTEVTLKERFAEDVVLMKYVGIHPVIVHGGGPQINQMMKRLGKEPRFIKGVRVTDSETMEIVEMVLGGVINKEIVSLVNRHGGKAVGLTGKDGKLFTAQPLAKASAKDPAMGMVGQIKAVDPKVLEDLHKSGFIPVIAPIAFGEKGESYNINADLVAGAIASAIQAEKFLVLTDVKGIQDERKKLRSTLSRKEVGQFIKKGVISEGMLPKVEACLTALEGGVKKAHIIDGRLTHALLLEIFTDKGVGTEVVD; from the coding sequence TTGGAACATTTAATTGAAAAGGCAAAAGTTTTAATTGAGGCCCTTCCCTATATAAGGTCCTTTTCAGGGAAGACCTTTGTGATCAAATATGGTGGTAAGGCCATGACAGAGGTGACCTTAAAAGAGCGGTTCGCCGAAGATGTGGTTTTAATGAAATATGTTGGAATTCATCCGGTCATCGTTCATGGAGGCGGGCCGCAAATTAACCAAATGATGAAACGGTTAGGAAAAGAGCCTCGCTTTATAAAAGGTGTACGGGTCACTGATTCAGAAACCATGGAAATCGTAGAGATGGTTCTTGGGGGGGTGATTAATAAAGAGATTGTTTCTCTGGTTAACCGGCATGGGGGGAAAGCGGTAGGGTTAACGGGTAAAGATGGGAAATTATTTACCGCTCAGCCCTTGGCAAAGGCATCGGCAAAGGACCCCGCCATGGGAATGGTGGGACAGATTAAGGCCGTGGATCCAAAAGTGTTAGAAGACCTTCACAAAAGCGGTTTTATCCCAGTGATTGCTCCAATTGCTTTTGGTGAAAAGGGGGAAAGTTATAATATTAATGCGGATTTGGTTGCCGGGGCGATTGCTTCTGCCATCCAAGCCGAGAAATTTTTGGTACTGACCGATGTAAAAGGAATTCAGGACGAGCGCAAAAAATTGCGTTCCACATTATCCAGAAAAGAGGTCGGACAATTTATTAAAAAAGGAGTAATCTCGGAGGGAATGCTTCCCAAGGTGGAGGCTTGCCTGACTGCTCTTGAGGGTGGGGTGAAAAAAGCCCATATCATTGATGGGCGCTTGACCCATGCCCTTCTTTTGGAAATTTTTACCGATAAAGGGGTGGGGACCGAGGTAGTGGATTAA
- the hslU gene encoding ATP-dependent protease ATPase subunit HslU, whose amino-acid sequence MNTLTPREIVAELDKYIIGQAQAKRMVAIALRTRWRRRQLNEELRDEVMPRNIIMIGPTGVGKTEISRRLAKLAQSPFLKVEASKFTEVGYVGRDVESMIREVTELAVNMVKGEQAERVSDRAKQLAEEKVLDLLLPPPPQRHPPGIYDESRAESVSPPPSESNENSREKLRKQLREGKLNDRAVELETKEKSLPIGVISNIGMEDLEMNLREMFGGLFQGKKKKQRVKVPEAIKILTQEEAQKLIDMDEVVKEAVRRVEQNGIIFLDEIDKIAGKEKMAGPDISREGVQRDLLPIVEGSTVNTKYGLVKTDHILFIAAGAFHVSKPSDLIPELQGRFPLRVELKSLGKGEFIRILTEPKNALIKQYIGLMETEGIHLEITEDAIEEIAKIAVLVNERMEDIGARRLFTIMEKILDELSFEAPYLEEKQWRVDAKYVQEKLNDIVQDQDLRKYIL is encoded by the coding sequence ATGAATACTTTAACCCCACGGGAAATAGTTGCTGAACTTGATAAATATATCATCGGGCAAGCCCAGGCCAAACGGATGGTTGCCATTGCCTTGCGGACCCGGTGGCGCCGAAGACAGTTGAATGAAGAGCTTCGGGATGAGGTGATGCCCAGAAATATTATTATGATTGGACCCACAGGAGTGGGGAAAACGGAAATTTCCCGAAGGCTTGCAAAACTGGCTCAGTCCCCATTTTTAAAGGTGGAAGCATCAAAATTTACCGAGGTGGGTTATGTTGGTCGGGATGTGGAATCGATGATCCGAGAAGTCACCGAATTGGCAGTAAATATGGTGAAAGGTGAACAAGCGGAGCGGGTTTCAGATCGAGCCAAACAATTGGCGGAGGAAAAGGTTTTGGATTTACTCCTCCCCCCTCCCCCGCAGCGTCATCCCCCTGGAATTTATGATGAATCACGTGCTGAATCTGTTTCTCCTCCTCCATCCGAATCCAATGAAAACAGTCGAGAAAAGCTTCGCAAACAATTGCGGGAAGGAAAACTCAATGACCGGGCAGTCGAACTGGAGACCAAAGAGAAAAGCCTTCCCATTGGGGTGATTTCCAATATCGGAATGGAAGACCTCGAAATGAACCTCCGGGAGATGTTCGGCGGATTGTTTCAAGGGAAAAAGAAAAAACAACGGGTGAAAGTTCCTGAAGCCATTAAAATTTTAACTCAGGAGGAAGCCCAAAAATTAATTGATATGGATGAAGTTGTGAAAGAGGCCGTACGGCGGGTAGAACAGAATGGGATCATATTTCTTGACGAAATCGATAAAATTGCGGGAAAGGAAAAAATGGCCGGACCGGATATTTCCCGCGAGGGGGTTCAACGGGATCTCCTTCCCATCGTGGAAGGGTCAACTGTGAATACCAAATATGGGTTGGTAAAAACGGACCATATCCTTTTTATTGCGGCAGGGGCCTTTCATGTGTCTAAACCCTCAGATTTAATTCCAGAACTTCAGGGACGTTTCCCTTTGAGAGTAGAATTGAAATCTTTGGGAAAAGGGGAGTTTATCCGAATACTGACGGAGCCGAAAAATGCCTTAATCAAACAGTATATTGGATTAATGGAAACCGAAGGGATTCACTTGGAAATTACTGAAGATGCCATTGAAGAAATTGCCAAAATTGCGGTCTTGGTGAATGAGCGGATGGAAGATATTGGTGCCCGAAGACTATTTACAATCATGGAAAAAATTCTGGACGAGCTCTCCTTCGAAGCGCCCTATTTGGAAGAGAAACAATGGAGGGTGGATGCAAAATACGTTCAGGAAAAATTAAACGATATCGTCCAAGACCAGGATTTAAGGAAATACATACTCTAA
- the hslV gene encoding ATP-dependent protease subunit HslV has protein sequence MKEGLTIRGTTVLIVTRNGRVAIGGDGQVTLGTTVMKHNARKVRRMYNGQVLAGFAGGTADAFTLFERFESKLEEFRGNLTRAAVELAKDWRTDRVLRRLEALLAVANLEHAFILSGTGDVVEPEGGLVSIGSGGPYALAAAKALIQHSSLDVREIVKEALGIAGDICIYTNREIVIEEL, from the coding sequence ATGAAAGAAGGCCTTACCATTCGAGGAACAACTGTTCTGATTGTGACCCGCAACGGCCGAGTAGCCATTGGTGGAGATGGGCAAGTAACTTTGGGAACCACGGTGATGAAGCACAATGCGCGAAAAGTGCGAAGGATGTATAATGGCCAGGTTTTGGCGGGTTTTGCCGGAGGAACCGCCGACGCTTTTACACTGTTTGAGCGGTTCGAATCCAAGCTAGAGGAGTTTCGGGGAAATCTGACCCGTGCCGCGGTTGAATTGGCGAAGGATTGGAGGACCGATCGGGTTCTCAGAAGACTTGAAGCTTTATTGGCCGTTGCCAATTTGGAGCATGCTTTTATTTTGTCCGGAACGGGGGACGTGGTGGAACCTGAAGGAGGTTTGGTCAGTATTGGATCGGGGGGCCCCTATGCTTTGGCGGCAGCCAAAGCCCTCATCCAACATTCTTCCCTGGACGTCCGGGAAATTGTGAAGGAAGCACTGGGAATCGCCGGTGATATTTGCATTTATACCAATCGGGAAATTGTCATAGAGGAATTGTAA
- the xerC gene encoding tyrosine recombinase XerC encodes MDGAIQDFMNYLRFERRVSDHTIRNYKGDLSQFRGFVLEQFPSGEKGPLLGSLDQWVIRGYLAFLYAQGIKRSSIARKLSSIRSFFGFLFRRGKISHNPSRVVSSPRQESRVPKVLSMNQAKTLVESPPNQNVLSMRDRAILETFYSTGIRISELVGLNIQDLDPEEGLVRVRGKGSKERIVPIGSKALKAIEDYLHHPKKKKHPSGEKEKVPLFLNQWGKRMTARGVWYRMSIYFRSGEEFRGATPHTLRHSFATHLLDAGVDLRSIQELLGHQSLGTTQRYTHVSMDRLMEIYNKTHPRGRARIRGTKSS; translated from the coding sequence ATGGACGGAGCAATACAAGATTTTATGAACTATTTGAGGTTTGAGCGGCGCGTCTCCGATCATACCATTCGAAACTATAAAGGGGACCTATCCCAGTTTCGGGGATTTGTTTTGGAGCAATTTCCTTCCGGTGAGAAAGGGCCTCTCCTTGGGTCTCTGGACCAATGGGTTATTCGGGGATATTTAGCTTTTCTTTACGCCCAAGGGATCAAGAGATCTTCAATTGCCAGAAAACTCTCCTCCATCCGGTCCTTTTTTGGGTTTCTCTTTCGAAGAGGGAAAATCTCCCACAATCCATCTCGTGTGGTATCCAGTCCACGCCAAGAAAGTAGGGTCCCTAAGGTTTTATCCATGAATCAAGCAAAAACCTTGGTGGAATCCCCCCCCAATCAAAACGTTCTCTCCATGCGGGATCGGGCCATTCTTGAGACTTTTTATTCTACGGGAATTCGAATCAGCGAATTGGTCGGGTTAAATATTCAGGATTTGGATCCGGAAGAAGGGTTAGTGAGGGTCAGAGGAAAAGGGTCCAAGGAACGGATTGTTCCTATCGGCTCCAAAGCACTGAAAGCCATTGAAGATTATTTGCATCATCCAAAAAAGAAAAAACACCCTTCAGGCGAAAAGGAAAAAGTGCCTTTATTTTTGAACCAATGGGGAAAAAGGATGACAGCCCGCGGGGTTTGGTATAGAATGTCCATTTATTTTCGAAGTGGCGAGGAATTCCGTGGGGCAACCCCTCACACGCTTCGCCACTCTTTTGCCACTCATCTCTTGGATGCCGGTGTGGATCTTCGGTCGATTCAAGAATTGCTGGGGCATCAATCTCTTGGAACCACGCAGCGTTATACCCATGTGAGTATGGATCGACTGATGGAGATTTATAATAAAACCCATCCCAGGGGCCGAGCTCGGATCCGAGGGACGAAATCATCATGA
- the trmFO gene encoding methylenetetrahydrofolate--tRNA-(uracil(54)-C(5))-methyltransferase (FADH(2)-oxidizing) TrmFO, which yields MTVMEPQVLVIIGGGLAGCEAAFQAAERGISVHLYEMRPVQTTPAHKTGDLAELVCSNSFRSADPFHAVGLLKEELRRMGSLIMRAADETRIPAGSALAVDRTAFSQWINQKILSHPRIKVFREEVSTPPEDKMAVLATGPLTGEGLARWIQKTIGSHRLYFYDAISPIVDGESIDGQVTFQASRYGKGSADYVNCPMTQEEYDCFYKALMEAEKVPEKEFEKIPYFEGCMPIEVLAERGSKTLLFGPMKPVGLLDPRSGKRPFAVVQLRRENHQGTCYNLVGFQTKLKWGEQKRVFRLIPGLEKAEFFRFGSLHRNTFLNSPLFLKETLQLRGSENLFFAGQIIGVEGYIESTGMGLLAGINAGRKIQNQGLVVPPETTALGSLIQYVTKSAPETFQPANAHFGLFPPLKKSIPNREMRRKKMVERSLEDLAEWTEQYKIL from the coding sequence ATGACGGTGATGGAACCTCAAGTGTTGGTCATCATTGGAGGAGGACTGGCAGGGTGCGAGGCCGCTTTTCAAGCAGCCGAACGTGGGATTTCTGTGCACCTTTATGAAATGCGGCCGGTCCAGACTACACCTGCACACAAAACCGGTGATTTGGCAGAATTGGTTTGCAGTAATTCCTTTCGTTCCGCGGATCCCTTTCATGCGGTCGGTTTACTCAAAGAAGAGCTCCGGAGGATGGGATCACTGATTATGAGGGCAGCGGATGAAACCCGTATTCCCGCAGGTTCAGCCCTTGCCGTTGACCGTACCGCTTTTTCTCAATGGATTAACCAAAAAATTCTTTCACACCCCCGAATTAAAGTTTTTCGGGAAGAGGTGAGCACCCCCCCGGAGGATAAAATGGCGGTTCTTGCTACCGGGCCTTTGACCGGTGAGGGTTTAGCCCGGTGGATTCAAAAAACCATAGGGTCTCATCGATTATATTTCTACGATGCCATTTCTCCTATTGTTGATGGGGAAAGCATTGATGGTCAGGTGACTTTTCAGGCCTCCCGGTATGGAAAGGGAAGCGCGGATTACGTCAATTGTCCTATGACTCAGGAAGAATATGATTGCTTTTATAAAGCTTTAATGGAAGCGGAGAAGGTTCCCGAGAAAGAATTTGAAAAAATCCCTTATTTTGAAGGGTGCATGCCTATTGAGGTTCTAGCAGAAAGAGGGTCAAAAACCCTTCTTTTTGGACCTATGAAACCCGTTGGTTTGTTGGATCCCCGTTCTGGAAAAAGGCCTTTTGCTGTGGTTCAACTGAGGCGGGAGAACCACCAAGGAACGTGTTATAATCTGGTGGGGTTTCAGACCAAGTTAAAATGGGGAGAGCAGAAAAGAGTTTTTCGCTTGATTCCAGGTTTGGAAAAAGCGGAGTTTTTTCGATTCGGTAGCCTTCATCGAAATACCTTTTTAAATTCACCTTTGTTTTTAAAAGAAACCCTTCAGCTTCGGGGTTCAGAAAACCTTTTCTTTGCAGGACAGATCATCGGGGTGGAGGGTTATATCGAATCGACGGGGATGGGGCTTTTAGCAGGGATTAATGCGGGACGAAAAATTCAAAACCAGGGATTGGTTGTTCCACCCGAAACCACTGCTTTGGGGAGCTTGATCCAGTATGTAACCAAAAGTGCTCCAGAGACTTTTCAACCCGCCAACGCTCATTTTGGTCTTTTTCCTCCCTTAAAAAAATCCATTCCCAATCGGGAAATGCGTCGGAAAAAAATGGTAGAAAGGAGCTTGGAGGACCTAGCAGAATGGACGGAGCAATACAAGATTTTATGA
- the topA gene encoding type I DNA topoisomerase, with protein sequence MGKSLIIVESPTKAKTLNKYLGKKFVIKASMGHVKDLPVKKLGVDLERDFLPEYVIIRGKGKFLNEIKEAAGKADKIFLAPDPDREGEAIAWHIAEELNGQEEKVFRILFNEITERGIKKALESPVKVNLNKVNAQQARRVLDRIVGYKISPILWEKVRRGLSAGRVQSVAVRLVCERECAIQAFVSEEYWSITAKLEGLSPPRFEAKLFRINGNPIEISNGETAEQHITQLRGQPFVVKKIEKKEKKRNPVPPFITSSLQQEASRKLRFSPKKTMMMAQQLYEGVEMGAEGPVGLITYMRTDSTRVSDEALSSLRSFIQERFGSEFLPPHPNIYKSRKSAQEAHEAIRPTTVTRDPETVKGFLAKDQYNLYKLIWSRFVASQMAPAILEMTRVDISAGPSIFRATGSVTRFPGFTSAYMEGREEGDMSEDKRREDGEDEEELNLPSLTEGETLQLLELVPKQHFTQPPARFSEAMLIRELEEKGIGRPSTYAAIISTIQDRKYVEKLEGRLKPTELGTVVNGLLVEHFPEVLNVEFTAKMEEELDEIEEGEKDWVGAVRDFYAPFGKSLLKAEVEMRDVKREEIPTEVVCDKCNRKMVIKWGRNGRFLACPGYPDCKNTKEFVEETSGEIRVVEKPETGEFCETCQSPLVVKIGRFGRFLACSTYPKCSFTKSVSLGVPCPQEGCKGELVEKRSKKGRMFFGCSQYPKCNFASWYKPIPKPCPQCGGSFLIEKKKRGGDVTLACPNKDCHFQE encoded by the coding sequence ATGGGTAAATCTTTAATTATTGTTGAATCACCAACGAAAGCAAAAACCCTCAATAAATATTTAGGTAAGAAGTTTGTGATCAAAGCGTCCATGGGACATGTGAAGGATCTTCCCGTCAAAAAATTAGGGGTGGATTTAGAAAGGGATTTCCTTCCTGAATATGTCATCATCCGTGGAAAAGGAAAGTTTTTAAATGAAATCAAAGAAGCCGCGGGTAAAGCAGACAAGATTTTTCTGGCCCCCGATCCAGATCGCGAGGGAGAAGCCATTGCCTGGCATATTGCAGAAGAACTTAATGGGCAGGAGGAAAAGGTATTTCGAATTCTGTTTAATGAAATTACCGAACGGGGAATTAAAAAAGCTTTAGAATCACCTGTGAAGGTAAACCTCAATAAAGTCAATGCCCAACAAGCCCGGCGGGTGTTGGACCGCATCGTGGGTTATAAAATCAGTCCCATTTTATGGGAAAAAGTCCGCCGGGGTTTAAGCGCTGGCCGGGTTCAATCCGTGGCTGTTCGTTTGGTGTGTGAGCGAGAATGTGCGATTCAGGCTTTTGTTTCTGAAGAATACTGGTCAATTACAGCGAAGCTGGAGGGTCTCTCGCCCCCTCGTTTTGAAGCCAAGCTTTTTAGGATCAATGGTAATCCTATTGAAATCTCTAATGGTGAAACCGCAGAACAACATATTACCCAACTTCGCGGCCAACCCTTTGTTGTTAAAAAAATTGAAAAGAAGGAAAAAAAGCGTAACCCCGTTCCCCCGTTTATTACCAGTAGTCTTCAACAGGAAGCCTCACGGAAACTTCGCTTTTCCCCCAAAAAAACCATGATGATGGCTCAACAGCTTTATGAGGGAGTGGAAATGGGGGCCGAAGGCCCGGTGGGTTTGATTACCTATATGAGGACCGATTCTACCCGTGTTTCGGATGAAGCGTTATCCTCTTTAAGGAGTTTTATTCAAGAACGGTTTGGTTCCGAATTTTTGCCCCCACATCCTAACATTTATAAGAGTAGGAAGTCCGCCCAGGAAGCCCACGAAGCCATTCGGCCAACCACCGTAACCCGTGATCCTGAAACCGTTAAGGGTTTTTTGGCCAAAGATCAATATAATCTATATAAGTTAATTTGGAGCCGATTCGTTGCCAGTCAAATGGCTCCGGCCATATTGGAAATGACCCGGGTTGATATTTCCGCAGGCCCATCCATTTTCCGGGCTACCGGTTCTGTGACCCGTTTTCCTGGTTTTACCTCGGCCTATATGGAGGGACGGGAAGAAGGGGATATGTCTGAGGATAAAAGACGGGAAGACGGAGAGGATGAAGAGGAGCTGAACCTTCCTTCTTTAACCGAAGGGGAAACGCTTCAGTTGTTGGAATTGGTTCCCAAACAACATTTTACTCAACCCCCTGCCCGTTTTTCCGAAGCCATGCTGATCCGTGAATTGGAAGAGAAAGGAATTGGCCGTCCCAGTACCTATGCAGCCATCATTTCAACCATCCAGGATAGGAAATATGTTGAAAAGTTGGAAGGGAGACTGAAACCCACTGAATTAGGAACTGTGGTAAACGGACTTTTGGTTGAACATTTTCCGGAGGTCCTGAATGTAGAATTTACAGCGAAAATGGAGGAGGAACTGGATGAGATTGAAGAAGGGGAGAAGGATTGGGTGGGTGCCGTCCGAGATTTTTATGCCCCCTTTGGAAAAAGCCTCCTGAAAGCGGAAGTAGAAATGCGGGATGTGAAACGCGAGGAAATTCCCACAGAGGTTGTTTGTGATAAATGCAATCGGAAAATGGTGATCAAGTGGGGAAGAAATGGGAGGTTTTTAGCGTGTCCGGGGTACCCGGATTGCAAAAATACCAAAGAATTTGTGGAAGAAACTTCCGGTGAAATTCGTGTTGTCGAGAAACCGGAAACCGGAGAGTTTTGTGAGACATGTCAAAGTCCTCTGGTAGTAAAAATTGGACGGTTTGGCCGGTTTTTAGCCTGCTCAACCTACCCAAAATGTAGCTTTACAAAATCGGTGAGTTTGGGAGTCCCTTGTCCTCAAGAGGGGTGCAAGGGTGAGCTGGTTGAAAAGCGATCAAAAAAAGGAAGAATGTTTTTTGGATGCAGCCAGTACCCAAAATGTAATTTTGCCAGCTGGTATAAACCCATTCCCAAACCCTGTCCTCAATGCGGTGGTTCTTTTCTGATTGAGAAGAAAAAAAGAGGAGGGGATGTAACTCTCGCCTGTCCCAATAAGGATTGTCACTTCCAAGAATAA
- the dprA gene encoding DNA-processing protein DprA: MNQNETEMWLSLKSVQGLGPVLIKRLIEVFGSPKGVLGADIRNLMDLEGIGESLAGAILSCGVTDTVKREVDEVNRLGIGLVSLTDSEYPSLLREIHDPPSLLYVRGKLHSEKPAIAIVGSRRATAYGRSTTDRFSRCLTEEGFLVVSGMARGIDGFAHRAALHAGGETLAVLGCGVNRVYPPEHRDLMTKIMDQGGVLSEYSLETEPDAKNFPQRNRIISGVSLGTLVIEATAESGSLITARLSLEQGREVFAIPGNLGVKTSEGTNHLIKSGAKLVQGMDDILEEIVPQFRKVAKQHFGKSTLKSIKSHFKQEDLPVDESILFDLVGVDPVHIDELSSKSHFPSQKVSSLLLSMELKGAIQQMAGQFYTRSI; this comes from the coding sequence ATGAATCAAAATGAAACGGAAATGTGGCTTTCCCTAAAATCAGTTCAAGGACTTGGCCCGGTATTAATCAAAAGATTAATAGAAGTTTTTGGGTCCCCTAAAGGAGTATTGGGTGCAGATATAAGAAATTTAATGGATTTGGAGGGGATTGGAGAATCGCTGGCTGGAGCCATTCTTTCCTGTGGGGTAACGGACACCGTTAAGCGGGAGGTTGATGAAGTCAACCGGTTAGGAATAGGGTTGGTAAGTCTTACAGATTCAGAATATCCGTCGTTACTTCGGGAAATTCATGATCCCCCTTCCCTATTATATGTACGGGGAAAACTTCATTCCGAAAAACCGGCCATTGCCATTGTGGGTTCTCGAAGGGCCACTGCCTATGGACGTTCCACAACCGACCGTTTTAGCCGGTGCTTAACAGAAGAAGGTTTTTTAGTGGTCAGCGGGATGGCAAGAGGGATCGACGGTTTTGCACACCGGGCCGCTCTCCACGCCGGGGGAGAGACCTTGGCGGTCTTAGGATGTGGAGTTAACCGGGTTTATCCTCCGGAACACCGGGACCTGATGACCAAAATCATGGACCAAGGAGGGGTTTTATCCGAATATTCCCTGGAAACCGAACCGGATGCTAAAAACTTCCCGCAGCGAAATCGTATTATCAGTGGCGTTTCTTTAGGGACCCTGGTGATTGAGGCGACCGCTGAAAGCGGGTCATTAATTACCGCCCGATTGTCCTTGGAGCAAGGACGAGAGGTTTTTGCCATTCCGGGGAACCTTGGGGTAAAAACCAGTGAAGGGACCAATCATCTTATCAAAAGTGGTGCAAAGCTGGTACAGGGAATGGATGATATTTTGGAAGAAATTGTTCCTCAGTTCCGGAAAGTGGCCAAACAACATTTTGGAAAATCCACCCTAAAGTCAATCAAATCCCACTTTAAACAGGAGGATTTACCGGTGGATGAGAGTATTTTATTTGATTTGGTGGGAGTAGATCCTGTACATATAGATGAGTTGTCTTCAAAAAGTCATTTTCCATCTCAAAAGGTTTCCAGCCTTCTTCTGAGTATGGAATTAAAAGGTGCCATTCAACAAATGGCCGGGCAGTTTTATACCCGATCCATTTAA
- a CDS encoding Rne/Rng family ribonuclease translates to MAKEIIINAMQEETRVAFLENRVVTELYIDRKKERGIVGNVYKGKIMKVLPGMQAAFVDIGTEKSAFLYVADVVFQKEETLRVTEGEGEEYREDDNVEFNGIVTKVKKSGGKPIEELLKEGQEILVQVTKEPMGTKGPRVTMYVSLPGRYLVFMPTVNHVGISRRINKEEERSRLRDMIMKMRKGGTGYIIRTVSDGVSEEEFVSDKEFLDVLWHNINKKRERLGAPVLLHTDLDLVFRTVRDLFTRDVDRLVIDSKVEYERIKDFVNMYIPSLSERVELYEKEEQIFDAFEVEIEISRGLGRKVWLKSGGYIIIDHTEALTVIDVNTGRYVGKRDLEETILKTNLDSVKEIAYQLRLRNIGGIIIIDFIDMEKERNRDKVFHAFQEAVSRDKARTNILRISDLGLIQMSRERIRENLLRILCGPCPYCDGKGYTKSPMTVCYEIFREIRRIGPSQHDKKIILGVHPTVANLLYEEEREGIEDLEREFNRKIFIKADSNLHLEQYDLSTH, encoded by the coding sequence ATGGCTAAAGAAATTATTATTAATGCAATGCAAGAGGAAACCCGCGTTGCCTTTTTGGAAAACCGTGTGGTTACAGAACTTTATATTGATCGAAAAAAAGAACGCGGCATTGTAGGAAATGTATATAAAGGGAAGATTATGAAAGTGCTGCCCGGCATGCAGGCGGCGTTTGTGGATATTGGCACTGAAAAATCCGCTTTTTTATATGTGGCGGATGTGGTTTTTCAAAAAGAAGAAACCTTACGGGTCACAGAAGGGGAAGGTGAGGAATACAGAGAAGATGACAATGTTGAATTTAATGGGATTGTGACCAAAGTCAAAAAATCCGGAGGGAAACCCATTGAGGAACTCCTGAAAGAAGGACAGGAAATATTGGTTCAGGTGACCAAAGAACCCATGGGAACCAAAGGACCACGGGTTACGATGTATGTATCCTTACCCGGGCGATACCTGGTTTTTATGCCAACCGTCAATCATGTCGGAATTTCCAGGCGCATTAATAAAGAGGAAGAGCGCTCCCGTTTAAGGGACATGATTATGAAAATGCGGAAAGGGGGAACCGGTTATATCATTCGGACGGTGAGTGATGGCGTCAGTGAGGAAGAATTTGTTTCCGATAAAGAGTTTCTGGATGTTTTATGGCACAATATAAACAAAAAAAGAGAAAGGTTAGGTGCCCCGGTACTTCTCCACACCGATTTAGATTTGGTTTTCCGGACGGTTCGAGACCTTTTTACCCGAGATGTGGACCGGCTGGTAATTGACTCAAAAGTGGAGTACGAGAGAATAAAAGATTTTGTGAATATGTATATTCCCAGTTTAAGTGAGCGGGTTGAGCTTTATGAAAAAGAAGAACAAATTTTTGATGCCTTTGAAGTTGAAATTGAGATATCTCGGGGGTTGGGAAGAAAGGTTTGGTTAAAGTCAGGTGGGTACATAATAATTGATCATACCGAGGCCTTGACCGTGATTGATGTGAATACTGGGCGGTATGTGGGAAAAAGGGATCTGGAAGAGACCATCCTAAAAACGAATTTAGACTCGGTAAAAGAAATTGCCTATCAGCTTCGTCTTCGAAACATAGGAGGGATTATAATTATCGATTTCATTGATATGGAAAAAGAACGGAATCGGGATAAGGTATTTCATGCCTTCCAAGAGGCGGTCTCTCGAGACAAAGCCCGCACCAATATTTTAAGGATTTCGGATTTGGGCCTAATCCAGATGTCTCGTGAACGGATTCGGGAGAACCTGCTGAGGATTCTGTGTGGGCCTTGCCCTTACTGTGACGGGAAAGGATATACCAAATCTCCGATGACTGTTTGTTATGAAATTTTTAGAGAAATACGGAGAATTGGGCCGTCTCAACATGATAAGAAAATTATTCTTGGGGTCCATCCAACAGTGGCCAATCTATTGTACGAGGAAGAACGAGAGGGAATTGAAGACTTGGAAAGGGAATTTAATCGAAAAATTTTTATTAAGGCCGACTCCAACCTTCATTTGGAACAGTATGACCTGAGTACCCATTAG